CTGTCATATGCTGATTTGTATCAGCAGTTGCTCACTTGTATCCATTGCCAATTTCCATAGTGTAAATCTTTccaccatggctgatttcaagctatcaACCAGACAATGAACATAGGcattcatgtgtctttatgacagaatgatttatattcatttggatatatacacagtaatgggactgctgggtaaaatggtagttctgtttttagctctttgagaaattgccacactgttttgtttttcttttttgagtcttgctcttgtcgcccaggctggagtgcaatggcgcgatctctgctcactgcaacctccagctcccaggttcaagctattctcctgcctcagcctcaggagcagttgggattacaggcaccatgccaccacgcctggctaatttttttctatttttggtagagacggggtttcaccatgttggccaggctggtctcgaactcatgacctcaggtgatccacctgcctcagcctctcagagtgcctggattacaggcataagccaccgcgcccagtctgtCACACTGCtttgcacaatggttgaactaatttacactccccccaacagtgtataagtgttcctttatTCTCTGCAAACCTCTGCAAAGgtttctctacaaccttgccagcatgttattgttttactttttaataatagacgttctgactggtttgagatgatatctcattgtggttttgatttgcgtttctctaatgatcagtgcattaatccattttcacgctactgataaagacatatgtgagactgggtaatttatttaaaaaaaaaaaaagtttaatggactcacacttccacgtggctggggaggcctcataatcatggtggaagatgaaaggcgtgtcttacatggtggcaggcaagagataatttgtgcagggaaactcccctttataaaaccatcagatgtcatgagacttattcactatcacacgaacagcacaggaaagaccctcccccatgattcagttacctctccccggttccctcccatgacattgtgggaactacagttcaagatgagatttgggtggggacacagccaaaccataccaatcagtgatgttgaaccttttttttcatatgctcatacagctttgaagagaggagAATTCTTTGGAGAAACAGAAATCTTGCATCCATACTTGCCTCATTCCTCTTTTTCAGTTATTGACTCTCCCAATGTAGAAGGATCAAGTGGAGGGAGGCCACAGGGTCACTTACATGTGCAGTGGTTTGAATTcaccctggttttttttttttttttttttttgagacagagactcactctgtcactgaggctggagtgcagtgacagctcaccgcaagctctacctcctgggttcaagcaattatctcacctcagcctcccaagtagctgcgattacaggcgcccaccactacatctagctaatttttgtatttttagtagagacagggtttcatcatgttggttgggctggtctcaaactcctgacctcaagtgatccgctcacctcggcctcccaaagtgctgggattatagatgtgagccactgtgcccagcccaccctctattctttttttttttttttttttttttgagatgaattctgcctctgttgcccaagctggagtgcagtggctcaatctctgttcactgtaacctctgcctccagggttcaagtgatcctcatgcctcagcctcctgagtagctgggattacaggcatgcaccatcaagcccagctaatttttgtatttttagtagagacagggtttcaccatattggccaggctgatctcaagctcctgacttcaggtgatccatccacctcagcctcccaaagtgctggaattacaggtgtgaatcagcgcactcagcctgttttttttttttttttttaaattatttttatttttagatggagtcttgcttgctctatcgcccaggctagactgcagtctcccaggcttgagtgcactagcgcgatctcggctcattgcaacctccgcctcccaggttcacgccattctcctgcctcagcctcacaagtagctgggactacaggtgcccaccatcacgcccagctaatttccttttgtatttttagtagagatgggggtttcaccgtgttggccaggatagtctcgatctcctgacctcgtgatccgcccatactcagcctcccaaagtgctgggattacaggcgtgagccactgcgcctggcccaccctgtattcttttttttttttttttttttttttttttttaattcttcagcTAAAAGAGCGGAAGAGGTGATTTATTTTAGGGTTGTTACACTCGGCCACAGATAAACACAGAAATAGTCCAGAATGTCACAAGTCCAGGGCAGAGGACCAACATGGGCAGTTTTGTTTATGAGCAAGGTGGGTCTCAGAGGTGATCGGCGATCAGAGGGCGATGAAGTTCTAGATCCATTGAGACAAGCTCTAGACAGTAGCATGCAGTCCCACAACTTGTACCAGCATCCCCAGCGCCTGGCATTCCATGTTTCTGCTCCTGTGGCCTCCACGATGCAACAAGCTAGCGGTTTACTTGGACCTCtgcctcatctttcttcttttacgCTTCAGCCTGCGCATTCGCTTCTTCCTCCACTTGGCTCTCATGGCGCAGAGGTTTCCAGAAAAATGGCGCTAAGGCCGAGAGCACCCTGTATTCTTAAACTAGCCCAAGCATTCACTAGCTGTGTGgtctcaggcaagtcacttacccTCCAACCGATGACATTTCTAGGAGCACAAGAGCATAGGGCTCTCACATAACATATGGAAGTTATTAGGATGCAATTAGCATCACCGTTGCTTTCCTCCACACCCACAGCTGCAGAACCAGGGCACATGAGCATTGTTTAAAGCAAAGCTTCAAAGATGATGTATCTTCAGAGCTTGATGCCACCTGCTTTTGCCTACCTGGTGCTTGGCCACAGACCTGGCTCCCCTCCAACCTCCCATTTCTAATGCTACATCAAAGGCTGTGCTTCTCAGCTGGGAGCAGATTTGTCATTTGGGGGCCagttggcaatgtctggagacatttttgattctCACAACTGGAAAAGTGTGACTGGCATCTAGCGAatggaggccagggatggtgctaaacatcTCATGATACA
The genomic region above belongs to Chlorocebus sabaeus isolate Y175 chromosome 5, mChlSab1.0.hap1, whole genome shotgun sequence and contains:
- the LOC103233336 gene encoding uncharacterized protein; translation: MRAKWRKKRMRRLKRKRRKMRQRSK